A segment of the Meriones unguiculatus strain TT.TT164.6M chromosome 10, Bangor_MerUng_6.1, whole genome shotgun sequence genome:
taaacagtcTTGTTTACTTTTATTGTTACAAGTCATGATTTGaaggttgttttcttttaaaaactgcttaTTCACTTTGAGCAATTTAAATGGGTGTGGCGATATAAATAggttttcgtttgttttgtttttcagaccgGGACAAATCGAGATTCCTCACATTTAAACCCACACTTGggacagttttctttttcttttttttttttttttttttttttagggagaaAGACACACCTGTACACATGCCTCTCTCCCATTACCAGTCCTCTCATAAAAGGGTCcgtttatgatttttcttttaaagacagcctgtcgtgtagcccaggctagctgggAACTCTCTACACCTCAGGACACCTTGGAtgcctgaccctcctgcctccatctcctgactGCCATGACTACAGGTGCGtgccatgcctggtttatggTGTGTTGAGGATCTGGCAAAGAGACTGGTTGGTGCATGCTCGGCAAACACTTTACAGTGGACGTACGCTCCAAGCCCGTTTATGGTTTTGAGCGGATTCTTTTAacattggtctttttttttttttaagaggttcACTTTGGTGTTGGATAGAAGCGGGTTTGAAAGGTAGTTCTGTAGAATCCCACGTGCTGGATGACATTAAGAAGTCATATAccaagggggagaggggagaggggacagAAATTAATTTAGATGCTTAACCAGTTGTTGGTAATGGCAGCAAATGCTGACTGAGAACTTAGGTGCCAGGAAGACATATACTTTTACATTCATTTAAATCAACTGTCATAATGTGACAATTTGACAATGGGACTGTGAATTAGCGTTCCCCGGCCACAGAGAGAGCGGAAGAGCTCAGCTTTATTCTGTTACCCCTTATCTGCCTCTTTGGAAAGCTGTGACGACTAAGAGAGAAATGGGTGTAACCTGTGTTTCTAAAGCCTAGCAGGAAACTCTCCATAAATATCCATTGGACACCATGACGTTTCTCACAGCTGATCAATTTTTCACTACGAAAATGGCCGTTTTGAATGGTTCAGCCTAACGGTTGCCATATGATGATACTGGGTAGGAAAGGAGATGGTGATGATGGGGATGATGATGAGGTGACACTATTAATAAAGAGGTTTCCAGACTAAACAAGTATTTTGTAAAATCCAGTAGGGAATGAAAATTTTGATACACGTTTCAAATaaggctttattttaaaatgagtctTGGAGAGTAGATCTTCTTCTTGCATTGCTCTCGTGACAACAGGTCAGTGTTGTGTAACGACTTGGATATGAATGAAGTTCCTACAAATTTCCCCGTGGACACCGTGAAGCTCCGCATAGAGAAGACCGTGGTGCGCAGAATCCCCGCCGAGGCCTTCTACTACCTGGTGGAGCTGGAGTACCTCTGGCTCCCGTACAACTCGGTGGCCAGCGTAGAAAGCAGTGGCTTTTATAACCTGAAGCAGCTGCATGAGTTGCGCCTGGATGGCAATTTGCTGACTGCTTTCCCTTGGGGGTCTCTGCTGGATGTGCCCAATCTGAGGACGCTTGACTTGCACAATAACAGGATAAGCAGCGTGCCAAATGCGGTGGTCAGGTATCTGAAGAACCTTACCTACTTGGATCTGTCAAGCAACAGGCTAACCACACTGCCACCAGATTTCCTGGACAGCTGGTCTCATTTAGCTATGACACCATCTAGAAGCCCGGACCTTCTTCCACCAAGGAGAATTATTCTTGGTAAGTTCGAAAGCTGCTGGGCACCTTGTGTTTCGAACTAGAGAAATGATCCCTGAAAGGATCGTCTTTGCATCTTCTGTAGAGCTGCCCTGCTGTGCATGGTTTGGGGGctcgtgcatgcatgtgtgtgtgtgtgcgcgcgctcaGGTGTGTCTGCGTTTAACTGAGTTGCTAACCCAGGGCCTTGCTAAGTATATAATAAGCATGTGTACCAGCAAGCCACGCCCCTACCCTCCTGAATCCGGTTAATCTACACCTATAGACCTGCTTTTTCTGTAAGAGGTAGTGGCTGTACATGTGAGTGCTTGTGAACCTGTTGGGTGGGAGAGGGAAAGCACCTCCCAAACTGAGGAACACTGCTCTCAAGCTGAGAGAACTTACCAGCCTGTCACGCTCACGTGATCATACCAACCTACATGCTGCTACCCTTTGTCTGCTGCTCTGTTCATTTTCCAACCTTTCACCAGGTCCTTCCATAGTAGACAAGGTGCCGCTGCTTTTATTAAATCAAAAGAAATGGCAGGGAAATTCACTGTTGTGCTGGTCAGTGCTGGAGAGCACTTGAGATTAGGCCACGCTCAGCAGTATTTGTGGGCAGggtgtattttctgtttttttttttttctcttcttttttttattacagtttattcactttgtatctcagctgtagcccccttcctctgcccctcccaatcctgccctccctccctttccttctcccatgcccatcccctagtccactgataggagcagttttcttccccttccatctgaccctagcctatcaggtctcatcagaactggctgcattgtcttcctctgtaacctggtaaggctgccccccaccccacctcagggggaggtgatcaaagagccagccactgagttcttgtcaaagatagtccatgttccccttactaggagacccacttggagactgagctgccatgggctacatctgtgcagaggttcaaggttatttccatgaatggtccttggttggagtatcagtctcaaaaaagacccctgggcccagattttttggttctgttgctctccttgtggagctcctgtcccctccaggtctttctatctccccctaagtcacaaagatagacattacctgagaatattttatatttatataagaaACAGAAGACTGAAGCTTTGATTTATTGGTTTGACTCACTAAAATGTTGTACTTTTCACCCATAAAGACCATACTGTTAGTTCCCAACTTATGTCCTCCTGGCCATTGAAGAGGTcattttttctcagaaaattaaaaggaaTTTCTAGGTGCTTGGTCAGTGAGATGGAATActagttttgtttatattttgatgacatgtgatttattattatttaccctTAGAGCTTTCTGGGAACTGTTTAAGAAATATCTACATACCACAAGATCACAGAGGAACTCTGCTTTCTTTATAGACAGAGTCTTTTTGATCATTgtatagtttttattaattaattaatttatttatttatttattcaatttacatcccgatcgtaggccctccctcctctcctccagttcccatcttccctccctatAGGCTAAGTCTTTAAATTCAGTTTTTAGCATTATGACTTTATCTTTTATGCTTATGCCTATGATTCACCTCAAAACAGTCTCTGCCTAAGTGCAAAGCAGGGCTTGTGGTTTATTATTTTCTAGACGTCTGGTTATTCTAACAAGGGTCATTTGTCAGAGGCCTCCCTGCTGCATGGCTACACACCACTGTCTCCACAAAGCTGAGTGAGGCCTCGCCTTTGCTTTGAGGAGTTACTGTTTGCGTGATAAGCTTTGTACAGGAATCCGTTTTTGacttcccaaacacacacactcaaatagcCAATTTAACCCAATTATCCTCACGCGTGAAAAATACCGAATTTCTCTCTCAGAAGGGAGGAGACAGCACTCAGTGGCCCCACCAAGAACAGTCatgaaattaattaatgaatgcaAATCGCTCTTACTGAGCCTAGTGTATTTCCTTCCAAGAATGTGGGTAATAGTTTAACCTTAGCGACTTCTCGTACCTTTGTCCCCAGGTGGAAGGCTGCATGCTGTCAGTTCTTGTAGAGCTATTTTTATTCACATCTTAAAAATTGTACCTTTGACCTGAGATGTTTCAAAACTGGAACAAATAGTCTTCATGTTTTTGAGGAATTCAAGAATCTTTTCTCTTAGTTGATATAACTTTCATATGTAACcagttagatttatttttaactttatcaTAACTGACACattttaataattgttttaaaatatgaataaaacgGTTAAAGTTCTAACTCTTGAATATTTCCCTGGGTAGACATTGGCATTGCACTTTGACATTTTTTACCTACAGATCGTAACAGTTAGAGCCACCACCCGTGGGGGTAAATGTTTTTAGTTGACAGAGATGAACTGTGGTAGAATGCTTATTAGATTAAGAGGCTAAAGAAATTCGGGGTTAGTCAGGACTCTAAGCGACTTAAGAAATCAAAGTAGTAATCTCTTTGTGCTTTAGCCTCTTCTGGTGTGGAATCAGGAAAATCGCCATTTTCCCAAGGTAGCCAAGAGCTGAGTGCGGTGTGAGTCATAGCAAGGTGACCTGCTGGATGCTCCAAGATCCCGACccttgagttcaaatcctgccTGCCCAGTCGAGTACCCTTAGAGAAGTTTCCTTCCCTTCCTGAGCCCTGGCTTTCTTTTCATTAGAAGGAGCATCTTGGCACTGTTACTTGCCTCACTATGCTGTGAGGATGGAGGCTGTTTAGTGCTTTTATCCAGCAGTTTCCTGGGCTTTGTTTTCTGAATGTCTGTGAGCTCAGGTGAGAACTGATGCTCCCATTTATTCTCACTACCCCTGTGAAGATTTTGGTTACAGAAAATTCCTCGGAAGGTAGAGAAAAGACCCCTCCCAGAGGGAGAGGAGGGCACGCTTACTGCCAGTGTAAGAAAAACAATTATTTCCTCTACAGCCGTGATTTTCAGTCCTTCACCTCTGGCCAAAGATCGGTCAAACAGTGGCAGGCTGGCTTGTCCAGGTCTGAGTGGTTCCTCCAGGTTTGGTTCTCGGTGAGAAAACCATTAAACTCTTGGGCAAACTGGAATGGCTCAAACCCTGGGCAAACTCATCCTGAGTTGGGATAAAATCTTGTCACTTTTATAGTGCTTGACAAGTGCAATATTTGCCATGTGGGAAAGTATTAGTGAAGAAAAACATCCAACATTGCCAGTGAAGGATATCCTCAAAGCAAAGTGTTCTGCACTCATTAACTGTGATAGAAGATGGCGACTTTGGTCTCTTGGGCAGATTAGAAATCCATCTTAAAGCCACATGACAGcaaaagctggggctggagaggtagctcagtggtcaaagcacttgcagaggacctgaatccaGTTCCCAGAGCCCctattgggcagctcacaactgcctgcaactccagttccggggcaTCTCATGCTCTCTGGCCtctttgcacacatgcacacatataatgCACATGAAAGTTTAAAATATATGCTAATTGAGATGAACAAAGACTTTTATACATTAAATGTTCATCAAAATTGATAGATCTAAAACATGAAGCTATTCCTATTTCACTTCAtttctatctttgtcatttttcgACAGTAAGGTGGGTGTTCACATGTGCCATTTTGAATCTTTAGATTTTACGCGTTCCTTCTCACAGTCTTTGGCACGGTGACAGCCTAGACATATGGCATAGACAGCATAGCACTTGACCTGTTGCATCCTGCTTTCTCCTTGTTCTCCTTGTCACTAGTGTCCTTTCTCTTAAATTAGTCAGCAGGCTCATGACTGGGTCTTCCTTTTCAGTGGTGGTCGTGAATGTGAGGCATTTAGAACCCTCTTTGTctttcctcccaccccccactCTCAATATCTCACTCCCCTTCACAGTCCCTTTTATGTCTTCATGACCTATACACAGGCACACGTATCTACCCAGAGGTATACTTGAGATCAAGATTCTGAATGAAAacaggtagtgtttgtctttctaagcctGACTTACTTCATTCACGTAATGAATTCCAGTTTCATTCAatttcctgaagaaaaaaaaagtcggaatttcatttttctttacagacaGAAAAGCATTCGTTGTATACAGGTACCAGATTTTGTTTATCCTTTCATTGGTTGGTGCACATCCATATTGGTGCCATTTCTTAGCTACTGTGATAGTGTGGCAGtaaacatgagtgtgtgtgtgtgtgtgtgtgtgtgtgtgtgtccgagGTATGTTGACTTAGAGTTCTTTGGATGTATTCCCTGTAGGGGTGTGGCTGAGTGATTTGGTGGttctacttttgtttttatctgttttcaGGATCCTCTACGGTGGCTTCCATAGTGGCTGTGCCAATTTATATTGTTGTGAGCCATGTATAGAGGCTGTTATAGGGTCTTTTTAGTGAACAACCTTCTCTTGATGCTTCAATCCCCATTTACACTCAGGGGAGAAAGCGGATGTCttgattacttttctattgctgtgaggagacgcTATGAAAGGAGACTTATAAAGAAATCATCTAACTGGGGGTTTCCTTCCAGCTTTAGGGGTTAGTCCACGATCATTGGGATGAGAAACATTgcagcatggcactggagcagtggcTACGAGCTTACTTGGGGTAGAGAACAAGAGACCGAATGTGCCTCAAGGCCCAACTCCATCACACACCTGGCCctacaagaccacacctcctaatccttgccAGCTAGTTCCACCAGCaagggaccaaatattcaaaataGGAGCTTATggtggtcattttcattcaaaccacatcAGACTACAATGGCGACGGCaacagcacaaaaacaaacaatgcaTTTAAGTATAGCAGCGACTCTGTTAGAACACTGTGCCTGTTTTTGTACTACCTGATTAGACAGTCCTGGAGGCAGTGATGCTCTGTCAGGAAGCTCTCAGggccttttttcttctctctcttgctaAGATTCCAAGGAGAGAGAATCTTCCCACTTTGTTGTGTTTCTCAGCACACAACAGGGTGTACAGAAGAAAGTGGAGGAAGCCAGTGAAGCACTAAGGGAGCGAGCAAGCAATGGTCCGTGTGTTTCTTCTCTCTGCTCATGGCTGTGGATGTGATGTTTTGGGAACCTACCTTGCTTTCCCCGCAATAATGGACTCATAATCCAAATATCCTCTTCCCCacggttgcttttggtcagggtgcTTTATGGCAACAGAAGTGACCCCAGGACAACTTGTTTTCACTCTCAATCTAATTACTTACTTAACCagtatttagttattttttaaccaatatttcttaaaattaattaattagttagagACAGAGCCAcagtatgtagccctgactggcctggaatttactatgtagacctgCTAGTCTTAAACTCAtagagagatctgtctgcctctgcctgagtgctgggagtaaaagtGTCTGCCCCCACACCTGTCCCAACTCGTTTTCATAAGTAGGCACATTCCATACCTCAGTTGATAGATCAAAAATGTTACAGATCGGGCATTCTACCACACTAGTCTGATGGTAATGGATCGTACTGTTAATTTGCTGACCAACCTTAAATTCCCTCTAAACCCATGAtcattatttttatcttatagaCTGACAATGTTATTGCCGgagagagagagtgctggagTTTTCTCAGCTTTCCCCTCTTACAGATGATGAAGTTGGGGCTCAGGAGGCAGCCCCATCAGGCTTCCCAACCCCATTTAGAACCCATGTGTGGCAGGCTTGCTTCCCCTCCATATCCATTCGTCTTCCACGCCATGCTTAAACCTGCCCTTAGAATGTCAAGTCAGCTGGTATTTATAGTGGGTATCTAGCAGTCTGGGGATGAAGTAAGGTTGAAACTTGATTGTATCTGTCTGCTGTCAGGGCTGTGCTGATCTTACATGTTTAACCTCCATCAACAGCAAGAAAATgtggagcagagaagagagaagctgTGCACAGAAACAATATTTCAGTGCTGTTTATTGCTCACCCATAATTTGAAACTTTGAATTTATCAACAATAGATTTTAAGTATTATATTTAGGAAAGGACGGTTAAAGTTTACGGATATCTCTATCATGAATCATCCGTTGTCAGGTTAATGGCATGAAGTAGTAAATGAACATCTGTGGCAGAATAGTGGCCATTGTGTATGGTCTGGGAGGGTTGTCACATCTGTCTAATGCTGTGCAGCTTCCTAGAAAATTGGAGTTTCGGCCTAGATATTAGATTTCACAGCCACACTCAGTTATTCAAtattaggaaacaaacaaacaagaagtctGCTTATTCATCCAGGCGTGCAACTGGGTGAAGGAAAGAATATTCAAAAGAAAATAGTACAAATTAGCATTCATTAGAGGACTAGTCACAGATTCACAGGATTTAATGTAAGAGgaaagagttcaaggttatttaCCCATAGGAGAAAAACAAACTTGTCAAATAGGAGATTAAAATGTAACCAGTCCTGGCAGGAAAATGAACCCTCATGACCTGCTGTTACAGTACCGGTAGGCAGAGGTGAAAATACGGTCCCTATTTTCGGAACCATAGGCAGTTCCGTGTCCAGCACTGTTAGAATTCCTTAAATCATGGTTCTTCGTTCTCTTCTCAGCTCAGACCCCAGGCCATCAGTAAAAGCCACAATGGCAAGTCTCCAGGGCCAGCCCTTGCCTCAGGTTTTGTGGCAAGGCCGTTGGTTCCAAGGCAGCACCCCTAGAGCGACATCGTCACCTTATTGCATGTCCTAAAGAGCCACCTTGGGTCTCTCAAAGACTTTCAAAGTCTCACTGTGGTTGTTTTGCTCTGAATGCCTTTCTTAATTTGGTAATTTTGGAGAGGCTGGGAATGAGTCCAACATCTTTGGGTTTGGGTAATTTTTGGTATTGAAAGGTTCTCCAGCTGCAGTGCCCATTACTCTCCAGAAGCTCTCTCCCCAGCGTCAGCTTCTGTGTTCCACGTGGGCATTCCCTTACGCAGAGAATGTTCTGTCACAGAAGCGTGCTTTCTCCTCTTCACATACCCTGGATGACAATGCCACTAGTCTTTCTGCCGTTCCACAAGAaggctctttcttctcctttctggaAACTGTAAACTCACCTTCCTTTAAGCCCTCAAGGGCAGGCTCATTGAGGGCTAAATGATGCCAGCTAACAGCTTCTGAAGCTGAGGTAGATACCGAACGTGCTTACAGCCGGAAACCTTCAGCCTACATACCCCCTGCAAGCTGGTCCCTCTTGTACTGAGATTTGGGCACATCACCTTGGCAGTTACCACACACGACATCCATGCAAAGTCACTCTCTGGTCCTATCTCCTCGTTACTGCTGGTTCTGCTTCCATGAGCCTTGTTTTATCTCAATATGTCTTCAAGTTACACAAACCCACGACACATTCCAGGCTGGGCTAGGCAGCTCTTAGCGCGGTGTATTGGGCTGAAAAGTGCTTGCTGAGCGCTCCAGGACTGTGCACCTCTCTCCCTTACTTGTGGCAGGCTGTGGTACTTGGGTTCAAATCTTGGCTCCAGTACTGATTGGCTATGTGATGTTGGTCAAGATTTAGTCCCTCTATGCCTTGGCTTCTTCACctgtaaaatggaaataataaaaacaataccGCCTTCCCCACAGGGGTATTGGGATTAAATGAAAGTAACCACAGAGAGGAGGTCAGGAAACACTAGCAACGAATATTAACAACTAGAAGAGAATGTGCTCGCTGAGGTTGCTGGCTTTTAGGGCAAAGTCGACGTGCAGGTGACTGTACGTTGTCCCTCCCAGAACTTCCTCTGTGAGAGAGACAATGTGTGAACCATCTGTCACTGACAAGCTTGTGCTGCAAACTTAATCCATCACGGTGACCCTTACCGCCCCTTTCCTTCTGTGTTTTAGGTTTACAGGACAACCCTTGGTTCTGTGACTGTCACATTTCCAAAGTGATCGAGCTGTCAAAAGTCGCTGACCATGCTGTTATACTTCTCGATCCCCTGATGGTCTGCAGTGAGCCTGAGCGCCTCCAAGGAATCTTGTTTCAGAGGGCGGAGTTGCAACAGTGTCTGAAGCCGTCAGTGATGACCTCGGCTACCAAGATCACATCTGCCCTGGGTAGTAACGTTCTGCTGAGGTGTGATGCCACaggccaccccaccccacagctGATGTGGACCAGATCCGACAGCTCACCCGTTAACTATACAGGTATAATTAGTATTCGGGCATGAAGCAAGTTTACAAAAATCTGGACTACATCTCACGGTTTTGTGCAAATTTTAAACGGCTGTTTGATTCTTAGGACACCGAGAGTGTTGAATGCAAGGGATAcgggttagttttgtttttgttttcagtggtGGTAACTGAGCCTGGGCCTGACGCATGCTAGGCCAGCGCTCTTCCAGCAACTTACGCCTTCAGCCTGCAAATGCAAATGAAATTCTGTTTCAACGCTTGGATTAAAACCCAGGGCTTTCTGTGCTATATCCCTAGTTCTCTGGACACACGAGATTTCAAGAGTGCATTTTATTGATTAATATTTTCTCACTTTATATAAATACCTGGAAAATAATTAGCTGATCAAGACATTTTCTTCCCTTAGGTAGAAATTTCATGTGCAGTAAGTACACAATAGCCACCGAGGCTTTTGTCTTGTTCTGTTATCTTGGGCACACTCATGTTAAAGTGCAAAACCtagaaagcatttttaaaaaagactttcatACAACTTTTTGAGCAACCATTTAAATACCAAATTACTCAGAGAGCTTACTGTGGGGCAAAAATATACGTTTTAGAAATATTAATTATTAGACTTTTCAAACACTGCTAAGATCAAGTCCTGGCTTTGGCCCACATAAGCAAAGATATTCTGATAATTAGAAGGATATAGTCTTCggactctttaaaataaaattaaattaaaactgaAGCTAAAAGAATTAAGCTTGACGGAATAAAGAAGTTAAGGTGTAATATTCCTATGGAGTGCTAGCAGGTGGCCCACAGCTTAAGCTCCTGAAGTTTGCGTTCTCATCTGGGCTATTAGCACCCTGATTTCTGTGACAccatattttaggaagcttctgtctttttttttttttttaatatggaacgcttcacaaatttgtgtgtcatccttgcgcaggggccatgctaatcttctctgtatcgttccaattttagtatatgtgctgccgaagcgagcacagGAAGCTTCTGTCTTGATTTCAGATAAGAATTCTAATGTTTAGCAATGGAATATAACAATTTTCTGCACATTTCAAGAGAGAGGGTTCTTGTTTACAGAGTCACAGTCTCCAGTTTATCTGAGTTTAATATGAGGTGAATGATTTGGAATTCCTCTATGCCAGAAAATGACCTTTTGTGCCTTCTACCTACGGGCAAAGATGCATTTAAGCACGGTGAGGAAGAGTTAAGTGAAGTCTTAAGATAAACATTTTATAGATTCACACTTAAAGTTGGGAGGGAGCTTTCGGCAATAGTTTTTCTCAGCATCTTGTTTGACAAACGTAGAGGCGCTGGTCTGTGCTTACCGGTCACCTTGAGTCCAGTTGCACACTGCTCAGGAGACAAGCGTTTACTGCGACCTGGATCTCCTGACTTCCATCTCCACACAAATTTAGATGACTGTTTTCCCAACAAACAGACTCCATGGCACATGGCAGGGCCTAGACAGCAGGTGTGAACAGTTTGCAGCAAGAGCGAACAAAGTTCCCCTTTCCCCCAGCTGTGTGTGCAGAACAGACATTTCTTTCCCTCCTAGTTGGTATGGCTGCTCCAAAGcgtccttttttgttttgttttgttttagtaattcAGGAGTCTCCAGCAGAAGGAGTCAGGTGGTCCATCATAAGCTTGACGGGCATCTCCTACAAGGATgctggggattacaggtgtaaagCCAAGAACCTGGCAGGGACCTCGGAAGCCGTGGTCACTGTAACAGTCGTTGGCGTTGTTACGACCAGCCCATCACCGGATACTTCAGAGAGAAGCCCCGGAGAGCACCCTGACCAGTATCCGCAGCTGGGATTAGGAAGATCAACGCCTCTGTTTGAGCGGTTTTCCCCCGGGCTCTCTTCCACCTCGTCCCACGCTCCCTCAGGTGCTCTGTCCACATCTACATCGCGTCCTCGTTCCTTCTCTTTGCCTCCTGTCTTCTCCGCTGCCTCTGCAACCACAAGTGTAAAAGCCAGCATCTCAGAAAACACCGTCAGGAGCAGCCACCCGCCGCTCCTGTTCCACCCCGCCGGGAAAAGCGATGCAAAGATAGAGAAGAACGGAAGTAAGTTTCCCCCGCTCAGCGCTAGTAAGAAAGAGGAGCTGGCATTGTTGGATCAGGCAATGCCCACGGAAACAAACGTCACTATCGAAGACCTCAGGGTGACAGGTGAGACTGACGTGAGTGTGACTTTGACATGGAACAGCAACGGCAACACAGAAAAGTCTCCCGTGTCTGTGTTATACTCCAAGTATGGCGAGAAGGACCTGCTGCTAGCGAGTGAAGACTACGGCAAGAACCAGGCAACCCTAAATGGCTTGGAGCCTGGCCGTCAGTATGTGGCATGTGTCTGTCCAAAAGGAGTGGCTCCCCGGAAGGACCAGTGTATCACCTTTTCTACCAACAGGGTAGAAGGACATGACTCACAGTGGTCACTCCTTATCGTGGTGACCAGTACTGCCTGTGTTATCATCATGCCCGTAATTTGTTTTTTACTATATAAAGTCTGCAAACTGCAGTGTGCATCAGACCCTTTCTGGGAAGACGATTTGGCAAAAGAGACATATATCCAATTTGAGACCTTGTCACCCAGGTCACAAAGTATAGGAGAGCTCTGGACCCGAAGGTGCAGAGATGATGGGGAAAAGTTGCTGCTGTGCTCTAGGTCGAGCGTGGACTCTCAGATGAATCTTAAAAGTGATGGTCATAGAGCAGAATACCATTGCTGAGCTTTTGCGGTGGAGATGAAAGTGAGCAGAGAAGCCAGGGATCTAAGGTTATCACTGACCCTCCTTTGGACAGATCGGGGTTTTTATTGCTGCGATGTAGCACCATGACCGAGACAGCATGGAACGGGAAAGGTTTATCTGTGTAAGCTTCTACATCACGGTTCATTTTCAAAGGAAGTCTGGTCAGGAACttaaacaggacaggaacttgaaggcaggagctgacgcagaggccatggaggagtgctgcttaccggcttgctcctcgtgccttgctcagcctgcttccttagagcatcaggaccaccagcccagggatggttcCTGGGCCCTCCCACCACTAGTTCAGGAAATGTCCTGCATGCATTCCCAAGGGAGGATTGAGAGCAGGACTGGTGGCCAGATGTGGTGAAGAATCGTGGTGCTGCCCCTCAAACTGCTCCACAGTGGGTCTTGGGTGGGAGTGGGGTTGTTCTGCTTTCTGCCCTTTATTGCCTTCTGAATGCACTTTTGTGTGTCTCGGTGGAGGCTCCT
Coding sequences within it:
- the Lrit3 gene encoding leucine-rich repeat, immunoglobulin-like domain and transmembrane domain-containing protein 3 — its product is MWLFAHLCLVLSFLGGVSCTCPSQCTCVFHGGNDGSGSRSVLCNDLDMNEVPTNFPVDTVKLRIEKTVVRRIPAEAFYYLVELEYLWLPYNSVASVESSGFYNLKQLHELRLDGNLLTAFPWGSLLDVPNLRTLDLHNNRISSVPNAVVRYLKNLTYLDLSSNRLTTLPPDFLDSWSHLAMTPSRSPDLLPPRRIILGLQDNPWFCDCHISKVIELSKVADHAVILLDPLMVCSEPERLQGILFQRAELQQCLKPSVMTSATKITSALGSNVLLRCDATGHPTPQLMWTRSDSSPVNYTVIQESPAEGVRWSIISLTGISYKDAGDYRCKAKNLAGTSEAVVTVTVVGVVTTSPSPDTSERSPGEHPDQYPQLGLGRSTPLFERFSPGLSSTSSHAPSGALSTSTSRPRSFSLPPVFSAASATTSVKASISENTVRSSHPPLLFHPAGKSDAKIEKNGSKFPPLSASKKEELALLDQAMPTETNVTIEDLRVTGETDVSVTLTWNSNGNTEKSPVSVLYSKYGEKDLLLASEDYGKNQATLNGLEPGRQYVACVCPKGVAPRKDQCITFSTNRVEGHDSQWSLLIVVTSTACVIIMPVICFLLYKVCKLQCASDPFWEDDLAKETYIQFETLSPRSQSIGELWTRRCRDDGEKLLLCSRSSVDSQMNLKSDGHRAEYHC